A single region of the Raphanus sativus cultivar WK10039 chromosome 1, ASM80110v3, whole genome shotgun sequence genome encodes:
- the LOC108815032 gene encoding LOW QUALITY PROTEIN: protein DETOXIFICATION 33 (The sequence of the model RefSeq protein was modified relative to this genomic sequence to represent the inferred CDS: inserted 2 bases in 2 codons), translating into MGKDKTLPLLDPREPPELTETKPASRVWAKEFRQESKRLWELAGPAIFTAISQYSLGALTQTFSGRIGELELAAVSVENSVISGLAFGVMLGMGSALETLCGQAYGAGQLRMLGIYMQRSWVILFTTALCLLPVYIWAPPILSFFGEAPHISKAAGKFALWMIPQLFAYSANFPIQKFLQSQGKVLVMAWISGVVLIIHAVFSWLFIIYFKWGXVGAAITLNTSWWLVVIGQLLYILITKSDGAWSGFSWLAFRDLYGFVKLSLASAVMLCLEFWYLMILVVVTGLLPNPLIPVDAISICMNIEGWTAMISIGFNAAISVRVSNELGAGNAYLAKFAVIVVSITSTLIGXVCMIVVLATKDSFPHLFTSSEAVAAETTRIAVLLAFTVLLNSLQPVLSGVAVGAGWQSLVAYVNLACYYIIGLPAGLVLGFTLNLGVQGIWGGMVAGICLQTLILIGIIYYTNWNKEAEQAESRVQRWGGTARE; encoded by the exons ATGGGAAAGGATAAGACTTTGCCGTTGCTTGACCCTCGTGAACCACCGGAACTCACTGAAACCAAACCGGCGTCAAGAGTATGGGCCAAAGAGTTCCGCCAAGAGTCGAAGCGGCTCTGGGAGCTAGCCGGGCCGGCCATCTTCACAGCCATAAGTCAATACTCTCTCGGTGCACTCACTCAGACTTTCTCTGGTCGTATCGGCGAACTAGAGCTCGCCGCCGTCTCCGTCGAGAATTCTGTCATCTCCGGTCTCGCCTTCGGTGTCATG TTGGGGATGGGAAGTGCACTGGAGACGTTGTGCGGACAAGCATATGGAGCCGGACAGCTTAGGATGCTTGGAATATACATGCAGCGTTCTTGGGTCATTCTTTTTACCACTGCTTTATGTTTGCTTCCCGTCTACATTTGGGCTCCTCCCATTCTTTCCTTCTTCGGCGAGGCTCCTCACATCTCTAAGGCCGCAG gGAAATTCGCACTGTGGATGATCCCACAACTATTTGCATATTCAGCCAACTTCCCAATACAGAAGTTCTTACAGTCCCAGGGGAAAGTGCTTGTGATGGCTTGGATCTCCGGGGTGGTTCTGATTATACACGCAGTCTTTAGCTGGCTATTCATCATATACTTTAAGTGGG TTGTAGGTGCAGCCATCACCCTCAATACCTCATGGTGGCTTGTTGTTATCGGTCagcttttgtatattttaatcaCCAAATCAGACGGTGCATGGAGTGGATTTTCTTGGCTCGCGTTTCGTGACCTCTACGGATTTGTCAAATTATCCTTAGCGTCTGCTGTCATGCTCTG TTTGGAGTTTTGGTATTTGATGATCCTGGTCGTTGTCACGGGTCTTCTTCCTAATCCATTAATACCAGTCGATGCCATTTCCATCTG CATGAACATAGAAGGTTGGACGGCAATGATTTCAATCGGGTTTAACGCTGCTATAAG CGTGAGGGTTTCGAATGAGCTGGGTGCAGGAAATGCATATCTAGCAAAATTCGCAGTGATAGTTGTCTCCATAACATCAACCCTTATCG TCGTGTGTATGATTGTTGTCTTAGCCACAAAAGATAGCTTCCCTCATCTTTTCACTTCTAGTGAAGCTGTGGCCGCAGAAACCACGAGAATAGCTGTCTTGTTGGCCTTTACTGTCCTTTTGAACAGCCTCCAGCCTGTCTTGTCAG GTGTTGCTGTTGGAGCTGGGTGGCAGAGTCTAGTGGCATACGTGAACCTTGCGTGCTATTACATTATTGGACTTCCTGCTGGTCTTGTTCTTGGATTCACACTAAACCTCGGAGTTCAG GGAATATGGGGAGGTATGGTAGCTGGAATCTGCTTACAGACACTTATATTGATTGGAATAATCTACTACACTAACTGGAACAAAGAG GCAGAGCAAGCCGAGAGTCGGGTTCAGAGATGGGGAGGAACGGCGCGGGAGTGA
- the LOC108812469 gene encoding exocyst complex component SEC3A, with protein MAKSSADDEELRRACEAAIEGTKQSIVMSIRVAKSRGVWGKSGKLGRQMAKPRVLALSVKSKAQRKKAFLRVMKYSSGGVLEPAKMYKLKHLSKVEVITNDPSGCTFTLGFDNLRSQSVAPPQWTMRNTDDRNRILVCILNICKDVLGKLPKVVGIDIVEMALWAKDNTPVVTTQRSTEDGEPVAEAVTETELKVTVEKELVSQAEEEDMEALLGTYVMGIGEAEAFSERLKRELQALEAANVHAILESEPLVDEVLNGLEAATNIVDDMDEWLGIFNVKLRHMREDIESIETRNNKLEMQSVNNKALIEELDKVIERLRVPSEYSASLTGGSFDEADMLQNIEACEWLAKALRGLEVPNLDPIYANMRSVKEKRAELKILKATFVTRASEFLRNYFASLVDFMVSDKSYFSQRGQLKRPDHADLRYKCRTYARLLQHLKSLDKNCLAPLRKAYCSSLNLLLRREAREFANELRASTKVSRNPTVWLEGSTGSSQNANTDTSAVSDAYAKMLTIFIPLLVDESSFFAHFMCFEVPALAPPGGAGSDKRPNNDDGNDDDDLGIMDIDESDKKTGKTSPDLTALNESLQDLLDGIQEDFYAVVDWAYKIDPLRCISMHGITEKYLSGQKADAAGFVRLLLGDLEARVSMQFSRFVDEACHQIERNERNVRQMGVLPYIPRFAALATRMEQYIQGQSRDLVDQAYTKFVSIMFVTLEKIAQQDPKYADILLLENYAAFQNSLYDLANVVPTLAKFYHQASEAYEQACTRHISLIIYYQFERLFQFAKKIEDFMYTITPEEIPFQLGLSKMELRKMLKSSLSGVDKSIAQMYKKLQKNLASEELLPSLWDKCKKEFLDKYESFVQLVAKVYPSENVPGVTEMRGLLASM; from the exons ATGGCGAAATCAAGCGCCGACGATGAAGAGCTCCGGCGTGCTTGCGAGGCCGCCATCGAAGGAACCAAGCAATCGATCGTGATGTCGATCCGCGTCGCCAAGAGCCGCGGTGTCTGGGGAAAGTCTGGAAAATTAGGTCGCCAAATGGCCAAACCTAGGGTTCTCGCTCTTTCCG TTAAATCAAAGGCCCAGCGGAAGAAAGCATTTCTTCGAGTAATGAAGTATTCAAGTGGAGGTGTCCTTGAG CCTGCTAAAATGTACAAACTCAAGCATCTTTCGAAAGTGGAAGTCATAACTAATGACCCAAGTGGATGCACTTTTACCCTG GGGTTTGATAATCTCAGGAGTCAAAGTGTTGCTCCTCCTCAGTGGACCATGCGCAATACTGATGACAG GAACCGAATTTTAGTGTGCATATTGAACATATGCAAAGACGTATTGGGCAAGCTTCCGAAAGTCGTTGGTATAGATATCGTCGAGATGGCCCTTTGGGCTAAG GATAACACTCCAGTAGTCACTACTCAAAGAAGTACAGAAGATGGTGAGCCTGTTGCTGAAGCTGTAACAGAAACTGAACTGAAAGTTACCGTTGAAAAAGAACTAGTCTCTCAGGCCGAGGAAGAGGATATGGAGGCTCTCTTGGGAAC TTATGTAATGGGCATTGGTGAAGCTGAGGCGTTTTCTGAAAGGCTGAAGCGAGAGCTCCAAGCTCTTGAAGCGGCAAATGTACATGCAATTCTGGAAAGCGAACCATTAGTTGATGag GTTTTGAATGGACTAGAGGCAGCAACAAATATTGTTGATGACATGGACGAATGGTTAGGGATATTTAACGTGAAACTTAGACACATGAGGGAGGACATTGAATCG ATAGAAACTCGAAACAACAAGTTGGAGATGCAGTCTGTAAACAATAAAGCTCTTATTGAAGAGCTTGATAAAGTTATTGAGAGACTGCGTGTGCCTTCTGAG TATTCAGCATCCCTCACAGGAGGCTCATTTGATGAAGCAGACATGCTCCAAAATATCGAAGCTTGCGAGTGGTTAGCCAAAGCTTTAAGGGGTCTTGAAGTGCCCAACTTAGACCCCATTTATGCTAATATGCGATCT GTAAAGGAGAAACGAGCAGAgctaaaaatattgaaagcTACATTTGTAACCAGAGCTTCTGAGTTCCTGAGAAACTACTTTGCTAGTTTGGTAGATTTCATGGTTAGCGACAAAAGTTACTTTTCTCAG AGAGGTCAGCTGAAGAGGCCCGACCATGCAGATTTGCGGTATAAGTGCAGAACATATGCTCGTCTTTTGCAACACCTAAAG aGTCTTGATAAGAACTGTTTGGCCCCATTGAGAAAAGCATACTGCAGCTCCCTGAACTTGCTCCTTCGCCGAGAG GCTCGTGAATTCGCAAATGAGCTTCGTGCAAGCACAAAAGTATCACGAAATCCTACTGTCTGGCTAGAAGGATCTACGGGTTCTAGTCAGAATGCCAACACTGACACTTCTGCAGTATCGGACGCTTATGCCAAGATGCTAACAATATTTATCCCGCTTCTTGTAGATGAG AGTTCCTTTTTTGCGCACTTCATGTGCTTTGAGGTACCAGCTCTTGCTCCACCCGGAGGTGCTGGCAGTGATAAAAGGCCCAACAATGACGAtggtaatgatgatgatgatttgggAATCATGGACATTGATGAGAGTGACAAGAAAACTG GTAAAACCTCCCCAGACCTGACGGCATTGAATGAATCTCTTCAAGATCTACTTGATGGTATTCAG GAGGATTTCTATGCTGTTGTTGACTGGGCATATAAAATAGATCCCCTACGGTGCATATCAATGCATGGCATAACTGAAAAGTATCTATCTGGTCAGAAAGCTGATGCTGCAGGATTTGTTCGCCTTTTGCTTGGAGATCTGGAGGCGAGGGTTTCTATGCAATTCAGCCGG TTTGTCGATGAAGCTTGTCATCAGATTGAAAGAAACGAGCGTAATGTAAGACAGATGGGAGTCTTGCCATATATTCCAAG ATTTGCAGCACTCGCTACTCGTATGGAACAGTACATACAAGGGCAATCTAGGGATTTGGTTGATCAGGCATACACGAAATTC GTAAGCATAATGTTTGTGACCCTGGAGAAGATTGCCCAGCAAGATCCTAAATATGCAGATATTCTTCTTTTAGAAAATTATGCTGCTTTTCAGAATAG CCTGTACGACCTGGCTAATGTTGTACCCACTTTAGCCAAGTTCTATCACCAGGCAAGTGAAGCATATGAACAAGCTTGTACCCGCCACATTAGCCTGATAATATACTAC CAATTCGAAAGACTTTTCCAATTTGCTAAAAAGATTGAAGATTTTATGTATACTATCACCCCTGAAGAG ATACCATTCCAGCTCGGTTTGTCGAAAATGGAACTCCGGAAGATGTTAAAATCAAGCTTGTCAGGG GTGGACAAATCGATTGCACAGATGTATAAAAAGTTGCAGAAGAATCTAGCATCCGAGGAGTTGCTACCGTCCTTGTGGGACAAATGCAAG AAGGAGTTTCTGGACAAGTACGAGAGCTTCGTGCAGCTAGTAGCCAAAGTTTACCCTAGTGAAAACGTTCCTGGGGTTACCGAAATGAGAGGACTTCTTGCTTCCATGTGA
- the LOC108847718 gene encoding uncharacterized protein LOC108847718: MVFERGLGWRNLENQIRNNPNHCMSMLRMHPETFQCLCTTLEQRYSLKSTDHISVVEMVAIFLVTCAQNDTQRYVGLSFGRSQETVYRKFHEVLNAVESLACQYLKTPTMASLQLYPRKLLENSNYWPFFSGFIGALDGTHVRVKVGGSDAVGYWDRHGQTSLNILGICDINMIFTYAWLGASGSTHDSLVLQYAIDGDPIFPKPPIGKYYLVDSGYANRRGFLAPYRGSSKENIRYHLSEFDDGPPRNKKELFNKWHASLRSVIERTFGVWKKKWRILDNLPRYDVKTQNRIVHATMVLHNFIRLHKIPDADFEDSDSSGQAQQRRRIEEEELSRLEEEEITMDGQYMNNVRDEIANMIWNEHL, from the coding sequence ATGGTATTCGAACGGGGACTGGGTTGGCGAAATCTCGAGAATCAGATTCGTAATAATCCAAACCACTGCATGAGCATGTTAAGGATGCATCCAGAAACCTTTCAGTGCCTATGCACAACACTGGAGCAACGTTACAGCCTAAAGAGTACTGATCATATCAGTGTTGTTGAGATGGTGGCAATATTTCTCGTTACATGTGCCCAAAATGATACGCAACGGTATGTTGGATTGTCTTTTGGTCGTTCCCAAGAGACTGTCTATCGAAAGTTTCATGAAGTGTTGAACGCAGTGGAGAGTCTTGCATGTCAGTATTTAAAGACTCCAACGATGGCATCGCTCCAGCTTTATCCGCGTAAGTTACTAGAAAACTCAAATTATTGGCCTTTTTTTAGTGGATTTATTGGGGCACTAGATGGAACACATGTCAGAGTTAAGGTTGGAGGTAGTGATGCAGTTGGATACTGGGATAGGCATGGACAAACAAGTTTAAACATATTGGGCATATGTGATATAAACATGATCTTCACTTATGCATGGCTAGGTGCATCTGGGTCTACACATGATTCATTGGTGTTGCAATATGCAATAGATGGAGACCCTATATTCCCTAAACCTCCTATAGGTAAATACTATCTTGTTGATTCTGGATATGCCAATAGACGAGGATTTCTAGCCCCATACAGAGGAAGCAGTAAAGAAAATATCAGATATCATCTTTCAGAATTTGATGATGGTCCTCCTAGGAACAAGAAGGAATTGTTCAATAAATGGCATGCATCACTTCGTTCAGTCATCGAAAGAACGTTCGGAGTTTGGAAAAAGAAATGGAGAATCCTTGATAACTTGCCTCGCTATGACGTCAAGACCCAAAATAGAATTGTGCATGCAACAATGGTTCTTCACAATTTTATCAGGCTTCACAAAATTCCAGATGCTGATTTTGAAGATAGTGATAGCAGTGGTCAAGCACAACAAAGACGACggattgaagaagaagagcttagtagacttgaagaagaagaaataacaATGGATGGTCAATACATGAATAACGTACGAGATGAGATTGCAAACATGATTTGGAATGAacatttgtaa